Genomic DNA from Glycine max cultivar Williams 82 chromosome 7 unlocalized genomic scaffold, Glycine_max_v4.0 Gm07_scaffold_69, whole genome shotgun sequence:
agacatttttttcattaattaatattaattgttagtttttttattaaaatattagtgaAAGTATCGTAACTTGAAACCTCTTTCATTCTTTTCCCTTCAAATCCTTCTTCCCAACTACAAAATCAACCTTGTAAGATTTTATAACTTCTCATGtgacttttattttatagatataTAAATAGTCACAAATtatatggataaattttttaacttattatcacgtttatatgttattttatatatgtaaagtCAAATGCAACTTGTTCCATTTcacaaattaacaaattaattttttaactcctcatatttttatattctaatttttccctcaattttttttttacaattttcaatCTTTCTTTAAAGTTTTAATCCCTCTAAAAATGTGTTCGTGGATCCATTTTTAGtcggtttttttttcttaaatataacaTAAACAATAGGATTAATAACGAGCAAAAATTTATAGAAGGACtaaaaatgttaacaaaaaattaatggatgacaattaaatatgaattgaagtttatttattttgattaaaaagaaaagttgtAAGATGAGGGAAAGTTTTTGTTTATGACTACGCGGGCTACATGAAGCAGTCAAATtcgtattattttaaattttatgaatgaattttttttaaacaaaaatgattaataaaCTTATATAAATGCTGGTTTTTTGAGCTAACATATTTATATCTTAAGAAATTTAACATACTTGCTGGTTAAGGCTTTTTATGACAAAAACAAGGATTTATAATTTCCATTCATggcaagtaatttttttttatctcatgaaagaagaaaagttaataaaacTAGGAGAATCTGtaataaatataagtttaaatatgtatttGGTAAAtgtaagttaatatttttttatttttatctctggtaagttttttttttttttttaattttagtccttcaaagtctatgtttttttaattttgatctccgtaatatgttttactcattttttattttataagtttatatttttttaattttaatttcgcGCGGAGGattataaatgaatattttaaaatattaaagagactaaaattaaaaaaaacgcaTTAAAAATGCtaacaagataaataaaaatatatttaaatcataaataaatgaataagtaCCTTGTTGAACCCTTTTTGTATGGTGGCATTCAAGTCTGCTTCCCACTGCCATTTGGCTTcctcttttccttcttcattagCACTAACTATGTTTTGTAACTTTGGTGCTCTTGCGCCACCCTCCGTGAATCTTTCCATCCATGGGCATTCTCTCACAATCAATACTTCCAATGACGGGAATTTGAATTCACACTTCTTGTAACTGCAAAATCTTTTCAGCTTTTTTAGCCCCTCAAGTTCTATAGTAATCAATTTGCCAAACACTATttgctcttcttcttcatttcccTCATCGCTTACTATTTCCTCTAATTCATTACATCCCCTTATCTTCATGGACTTAagttgaaccaagctttttGCCGTTGAGGATGCCATTAAATTCCTTAATCCATAACAATACCATACTTCCAAATTTGTCAAGTAAGCCAATGATACCGAGGGAGGAGccaaataaatcaatttatgGCACTGATATAAGCTCAAAAGCTCTAGTCTCTGTAGAACTGGTTCTCGTTCAAATCCTATATCCTTTATCTCTGACCAATACAAACCCAATTCCTTCAGCTGTAATACGATTCCCAAACGTGACTCCGACGACTCTTTAAGCAAATGCTTAGCGCTCGACAAGTATAACTTTTCTAGATTTGGCATTCTGTACAGAATTTGACAGAGACGTTCACCATCATTAACTTTGCTTAACCTAAGCTCTTTTAAACGGTGCATTGGATGCTTCACAGTGTTGCTCAATAACCACTTCTGTGCTTCGTCAAAGTCAATAACCAAAAACTCCAAGTTGGGGAATATCTacggaaaaataaaagaaaagtaaatagTAAACCGTGAAGAAGGAAGctactttatatatattattattgtaagcTTATCCCTGATGGAGCGCCCCTTGCCAGCACATTGGTTACTCTGGGGTCCCATCAAGACTAAAAAATGctcttaaattataataattatcaaacaTTCCCTTCAATTCTAAATTCTAAATAAAAGAGGGATTAGGGGACGACAGACGTTAAATTAATAATCCATATTATATTTAGCAGGGCTATATCTTTTTTAAGTATGCCACACATCTTACAATATCACTCTCCATTTATGTCTCACTATATGACTTACCTTTTCAGCTGACATAActgcttcatcttcttcattgCTCCTTTCTCCGGTTCCGAATGTTTTTAGCTTCTTGTTACATTCCCTTACTTCCAACTTCTTCAATTTTGGACACTCTATAGGATGTCTCCCCCTGTAGAAATGCTGGATGCTTGATAGGTTACATAATTTCATGTCGGTTAGTTCAGGAAACACTAATTGTTCAGTGTTTGTTTCGGATCCATCTTCACAGGcaacaatttccacaattccatGACACACTGAGACCGACATGTATTCAAGCTTTGGAACATCTTTGGCCACAGAAGCTGGAAATACATTCCTCAGTCTATGACAAGAAAACACATGTATACTCTGCAGTTTTTTGAAGTTAAGAATTCCTCCTGGATCCCTGCTCCACACTTGCTCCAACTTTGGGAGATAGGATACATCAACAACCTGCAAATTTGTGTCTATCCCACCAGATGCATCTACTTGCTGAGAATCTTTGATTTCAAAAATCACTTCCACTGACTCACAATAAGAAACCTTCAAGCTGTTCAAACTCGCAAACCATCCTTCCATGTGACTCGGAAAAATTTTGTCTAGTTTATTGCACCTATAAATGTACACAGAAGTGAGACTAGAAAAGGAATCAGCACTCACTTCAGCTTGCCATATGTCTGTTAACTCATCCATTTGGTCGAGGTGGATTTCCTCTAACTCAGGAAAGACGCAAACCTGCACTTCGATGAAAACAAGCCATTATTTGGTAATGAAACTAAACAGAAATGCATAACATTCAGTCAACtataaaaatttacttatttacaCCTATACACACCTTGTCTGCACTATTTCCTTCTGTGCTAAAAATCTTCTCCATCATTTTACAGTTGCTTACAAAGAGGCCTTTCAGTTTCCTCAAACTGCTGGCCACGGACAATGAACACAAATATCTCAAATTTTGACAATCTTtcacaactaattttattaagtttTGAAAGCAGAAGTTTGACGGGGGCTGGTCGCTCCATATCTTCTGGATCTTGTTCATTGAGATTAAATTCAAGTTCTCTAAGTTTGGTATTTCAACCTGCAAGCACATACACAATTAACATATTTGCAACTGAAAAATAAGTAGTCAcagactaattaaaatttttaaaggaaaaatatgcACTATCATACCAGTTCACCAAAAAGAGGAGGAGTCATAACAGTAATTTGTATCTGATCCCTGTTTGTAGAAGACCCCTCTACTGTGGTATAAAAACTAGTGAATGATGATAATGATTCAAGTGACAAAGACATCAACTTAAGAAACTCAATCTTATTAGAATTGTCAGGTATTTTAATGATCTCCTCTAAAGAACCACAATCGGAAACACCAATTGTTTCAAGACTCACAAGCAATTTAACCATGCAAAAGGAGAAAAGATTCTTCAATTGGTCACACTTCTCGACCTTGATCGTTTTCAATTTGGTGAACGAGCAATCTGTAAATGGACTAAAGCATATCATCTCTGTACCTGAACTAAAGTATATCATCTCTATCTCTTTTAGTTTGTAGAGGCATAGAGATTCCAACTTGGGAAAAACATCCTGAGGATAAAACAAATCCTTTGAGTTGATGATATATTTGATGCTAGGGTTGTTTACGATGGAAAAGTGTTTCAGATGTGGAAATCCATTCAAATTCAACTCATTAATAACATCTTGAACACCATTCAGCTCtcccaaaaacaaattttcaactGTTTCAAACAACAACTTTATTCCTGTCTGAGAGTGAATATTGTCAGTGTCATCCTTCAGCTCCAATGCCAAAGATTTGAAATTTTCATACTTATTAGGCATTCTGAAATCTCCAGCTGAAAGAGTTTTGAAGTTCCCAATCTCAATCTTGTAATCACTTAAGTTGTCAAAGAACAATTCCTTTGCAAAAAATTCAGCACATGGAATGCTTAAGTCCACCacttgcaattgatgcaaatgctTTAGTTcagaaataaatgaattttgacTTTGGTTTCTCTCTCCTTCCTCCGACACTTCCATGAAACACTTTCTTACATACAGCTCTTCCAACGAAGTCAACCTTGATATAAGATTAGGTGGAATCATGGTGACTATTGAACAATTGCTGATGTCTAGTAATTGTAGTTTATCCAAGTCCTTCAACTCAGCTGGCAAATTTTCAATTCGAGATCCAGAAAAGCTgagaattcttaattttttcagcTTCCCTATGATGGATAAGTTGTGATCTAAAGTGCATCGCTCCAAACAAAGCAATCTGAGGTCTGATAGGCACTTAATTGAAGATGGTAAGCTTGATAGATGAAAGCCAGTCAATATTAACACTCTGagttttttcattctcttaaaAAAACTCTCAGGTATTTTTAAAGATGGATCATCATTGTCAATTTGGAAAAATTTAAGTTGAGGACAGTTCATAACATTAGGAAGCTCATCAATGATATCACTATTGCATATAGAAATAGAAGTGCACCTCTTGAGTTCAGGCCAATCATTAAGTTTCCCATTTCTCAAAGTAAATACATTTTGCTCGTTCTGTGCTATAGATAAAGCAGCATCTCGAACCAGATCGTGCATATTGAAATGAATACTAGAACTTCCATCCAACACCAAACCTGAGTCTTTCAGCTTTTTGATTGATGTAGATATTCTTTCCCGAGCTTCCCCAAGCCAGTAAACCCCTTCAAGTATTCCCAAACCAAAGCAATACTTCACCAAGTCCATAATTAGGGGTTGATGACCCATTTGagcacaaagaaagaaaatggacTTGAGCTCCTCATTTTCTAGATGGTCATAACTCATTTTTACAGAAATCTCCATCGGATTCTGAACTCCCACCAGGtcttggtttttaagtttttcccACTCTGAGTCGCTCTTGTCTCTTAATGCCCTTCCAACTGTAACTATTGCCATAGGTAACCCAGCACAATACTTCTTAACAATTTCTTGTTTAGACTTGGACATTTCACCATGTATTCCAGCCTCCTTCCGAAACAACTTCAGAGCATCTTTTTCATCTAATTCCTCTACACAGAAAGTTAATTTAACTTCCATTTTATCCGTTAATACATTTTGTTTCCTTGAAGTTAGCAAAATTTTGCAACCCTTATAATCACCAAGAGATTTTTCTTTTGTCGGCCCTTGGGGACCCTGATTATCACTATTTGTCTTCTTGCTTAAATCATTATCATCAACATCACCATCAAGTGGAATTCCCAACCTATTCAAGTCTAATCTGTCCCAAAGGTCATCCAAGATTATAAGGgtgttctctttctctttctttaacCTCCTTCGTAGATTATCAGCTCTTACATTCTCACCTTCTCCTTCCAATTTCAATCCCAAAGGGTAAGCAATATCTTCCTGGACTTGTTTTAGATTGGGGTTGTCTGTTATTTCTGAAAAAGCCACCACATTAAACAACTTCTTGTCTCGAGCAATTTTAGCAATTGCTTTGATTAAAGTGCTCTTACCCACCCCACTTCGTCCATACACTCCAATCATTTTCACAGTGGgatcttcaacaagtgttgccATTATTTGTTCCATTATGGATTTTCTAGAACCAAAATCCATAAGGTCATTATTAGACAAAATGGCATCATTAGATGTTACGTATACCCGATAGGCAATTTCATCAGAATTGGGGCAATCATCGGTTATCTTTTTACCCTCAACTGCCATCTTCTTTGCTAGTCTGCCTAGTCTATGCCaaaagtaaagaaataaacaattgGAAAACCGTGTCTTTTTGTGGCCATCATCCTTCCGATACTTCTCCACTTCTGTCTCAAATTTACCCACTTTCCCTAACCATTCTCTAACCTTACCTTCAATTTCGTGTCCATTTTTGACAGCTTCCTCACATTTATGATCTACTATCTCCTTTTTATGTTTAAGCTGCTTAACACACTCGTCTAGTTCATCAATGTTTTGCCTATAACGGATGTAATCCACTTGCTTTTTAATCAGATCCAACACAGAATTAGTTACTGGCTCTAGTAGTGCGGATGACACAGCGTCCATGCTTTGACCTTGATTTTCTTGTACTAGGTACAATTACATCTCTTCAACAAAATGAAGGGTGGAAACAGATCATTCAAAAGCTAATGAGGAAAGAATATCATATAGTTgatcaatcaaaaatcaaaGTACATTTACTAAAACCAAATCAAGCAACCATgagttaaaaaacataaaaaaagaaaagatatcaaatttgaatgtatattgtatatttttgtctttagcaaagaatttttcttttattctcagAAGAAAGAAGAATGCTTAGCGTCACACTCAGAAACACATTTCATCCTATTGGTGCACATCTACGAATTTTTAAACTCATTACCTGTGTACCAATTCTGCATGTATAACCATCTTTTTATTGTTGAAATAGGTTTCAGTAATAATTAAGGTACActaataagataattatattatttatttatttattattaatgaactttattttatattttatgtgatTAAATTAAGTGAGTGAGTCGATTAGACTATTAAATAAGATGACGTGTGTTTAAATAGACAGATATCATAATTAATCTATTACGGAATAATAAGTcaggcttaaatattttttttttcaaccataCTCTTAGAGAAGAGAACAATTGTGTTGACTGGTTCGTCAAAAGCAATGCTCACGTGACACCTCCTACCAGATTTGGAACAATAGCTCAATCAAAGTGCATTTACTAAAATTGTATCAAGAAATCAtgtgttaaaaattataaatgaatgttaaatttgaaaaaaacatgaaaaagatACCAAGTTTGAATGTATATTTTGGTCCGTAGCAAAAAAATTTGCTTTTGTTCCCAGTAACAccaacaaaattatgaattcTAACAAGATGTAACTTGGGAGGCAGTTGCTATTTACCCCCTTTCCCTTCTTGCTAATACACTCccctttcactttttcttttaaatcataCCCTCTTTCTAGAAAATATATTCCCGAATTTATTTACAGTACTCCCTTTGTTTTCAGAATTTAATTTCCCAAAGACAATTCTTACTGTTCTCCCATGTCCCGCCAAAAGTAATTCTATATGGCTTGGGTTGAAGAAGACAAAGGATGTTCTTTATGGAACAAACTAACCCCAAGAAGAGATCAAAATGACTTCAGGAAAAACTTATAagcttatctttttttttttttatctctatatcTTCAAATTCAATGTCTACCACTGTGCTATAAGAATCTGAATATATTGCTTGGCAAATTTTTAGCATAAAAAGTCCTGTAAATTGTCATTAATTAGTTTTAGAAAGCATTAGTTGGAATTCAGATTTTGAGATCACGATGACAGTGCATTTATCCatgaatttcatttattttgtgcACACTAGCATGTGGTTTATTAAAAGTTGTGTTTTAAAACATAACTTATTCATAACTCcgtaataaattcaaaaattactcatgttgataaatttttcaaaaaaactacCACTGTTATGTAAAAAAAGCCTAAATTGGAATACGGTTATAGGTCTAATAAACTGTATATTCTAAAGCTTATagttaaataatgaaaatatacgtcactataaattcaaaagtttgaagcatccttaaaaaaaaacttaattattaacttggttactaaattattttttaaaaggtttaatttattcccaaattttttaaaagtttacttTAGTCACAAATTATTGTAAAACAGATAAAACAGACCATTTTTTTCCATCTAATTAGGTTGGTCGGTAAGATAGCAGATTTCAACTGATTTTGTTTACAAAACAGTGATGAGTTTTTACCATAATTATAtgtattattgttttaaaaaataaaatg
This window encodes:
- the LOC100780862 gene encoding uncharacterized protein isoform X2, whose product is MDAVSSALLEPVTNSVLDLIKKQVDYIRYRQNIDELDECVKQLKHKKEIVDHKCEEAVKNGHEIEGKVREWLGKVGKFETEVEKYRKDDGHKKTRFSNCLFLYFWHRLGRLAKKMAVEGKKITDDCPNSDEIAYRVYVTSNDAILSNNDLMDFGSRKSIMEQIMATLVEDPTVKMIGVYGRSGVGKSTLIKAIAKIARDKKLFNVVAFSEITDNPNLKQVQEDIAYPLGLKLEGEGENVRADNLRRRLKKEKENTLIILDDLWDRLDLNRLGIPLDGDVDDNDLSKKTNSDNQGPQGPTKEKSLGDYKGCKILLTSRKQNVLTDKMEVKLTFCVEELDEKDALKLFRKEAGIHGEMSKSKQEIVKKYCAGLPMAIVTVGRALRDKSDSEWEKLKNQDLVGVQNPMEISVKMSYDHLENEELKSIFFLCAQMGHQPLIMDLVKYCFGLGILEGVYWLGEARERISTSIKKLKDSGLVLDGSSSIHFNMHDLVRDAALSIAQNEQNVFTLRNGKLNDWPELKRCTSISICNSDIIDELPNVMNCPQLKFFQIDNDDPSLKIPESFFKRMKKLRVLILTGFHLSSLPSSIKCLSDLRLLCLERCTLDHNLSIIGKLKKLRILSFSGSRIENLPAELKDLDKLQLLDISNCSIVTMIPPNLISRLTSLEELYVRKCFMEVSEEGERNQSQNSFISELKHLHQLQVVDLSIPCAEFFAKELFFDNLSDYKIEIGNFKTLSAGDFRMPNKYENFKSLALELKDDTDNIHSQTGIKLLFETVENLFLGELNGVQDVINELNLNGFPHLKHFSIVNNPSIKYIINSKDLFYPQDVFPKLESLCLYKLKEIEMIYFSSGTEMICFSPFTDCSFTKLKTIKVEKCDQLKNLFSFCMVKLLVSLETIGVSDCGSLEEIIKIPDNSNKIEFLKLMSLSLESLSSFTSFYTTVEGSSTNRDQIQITVMTPPLFGELVEIPNLENLNLISMNKIQKIWSDQPPSNFCFQNLIKLVVKDCQNLRYLCSLSVASSLRKLKGLFVSNCKMMEKIFSTEGNSADKVCVFPELEEIHLDQMDELTDIWQAEVSADSFSSLTSVYIYRCNKLDKIFPSHMEGWFASLNSLKVSYCESVEVIFEIKDSQQVDASGGIDTNLQVVDVSYLPKLEQVWSRDPGGILNFKKLQSIHVFSCHRLRNVFPASVAKDVPKLEYMSVSVCHGIVEIVACEDGSETNTEQLVFPELTDMKLCNLSSIQHFYRGRHPIECPKLKKLEVRECNKKLKTFGTGERSNEEDEAVMSAEKIFPNLEFLVIDFDEAQKWLLSNTVKHPMHRLKELRLSKVNDGERLCQILYRMPNLEKLYLSSAKHLLKESSESRLGIVLQLKELGLYWSEIKDIGFEREPVLQRLELLSLYQCHKLIYLAPPSVSLAYLTNLEVWYCYGLRNLMASSTAKSLVQLKSMKIRGCNELEEIVSDEGNEEEEQIVFGKLITIELEGLKKLKRFCSYKKCEFKFPSLEVLIVRECPWMERFTEGGARAPKLQNIVSANEEGKEEAKWQWEADLNATIQKGFNKLLESASTASSLSLRDSPLQVIWLDSRRIPKSCFSNLNSLTVEGCQFLTDVVIPFYLLPFLTNLEELQVRKCGSVKSIFDVKTAMGLGAAAFPRPLPFSLKKLTLERLPKLENVWNEDPHGILSVQHLQVVIVKKCKCLTSVFPASVAKDLEKLVVEDCKGLIEIVAEDNADPREANLELTFPCPCVRSLKLQGLPKFKYFYYCSLQTPTEDEMPTSNLKCLSLGEKGLEMIKRGEFQRNFIHKLQVLTLCFHNGSDVFPYEILQLAPNIEKLVVYNASFKEINVDYTGLLLQLKALCLDSLPELVSIGLENSWIQPLLGNLETLEVIGCSSLKDLVPSTVSFSYLTYLQVQDCNSLLYLLTSSTARSLGQLKRMEIKWCGSIEEVVSKEGGESHEEEIIFPQLNWLKLEGLRKLRRFYRGSLLSFPSLEELSVIDCKWMETLCPGTLKADKLVQVQLEPTWRHSDPIKLENDLNSTMREAFREKLWHSASWPWESDLDLKDSPVQEIWLRLHSLHIPPHFRFTYLDTLIVDGCHFLSDAVLPLSLLPLLPNLETLKVRNCDFVKIIFDVTTMEPLPFALKTLILERLPNLENVWNSNVELTFPQVKSLALCDLPKLKYDILKPFTHLEPHALNQVCFQKLTPNIEHLTLGQHELNMILSGEFQGNHLNELKVLALFFHFESDVFLQRVPNIEKLEVCDGSFKEIFCFDSLNVDEDGLVSQLKVICPDSLPELVSIGPENSGIVPFLRNLETLQVISCLSSINLVPCTVSFSNLTYLKVKSCKSLLYLFTSSTARSLGQLKTMEIGWCDSIEEIVSSTEEGDESDENEIIFQQLNCLKLEVLRKLRRFYKGSLSFPSLEEFTVLYCERMESLCAGTIKTDKLLLVNLVAPLLNFGYDIPLETDLNSAMQNR